The Opitutales bacterium ASA1 genome window below encodes:
- a CDS encoding nucleotide pyrophosphohydrolase — translation MESPRDATVRLSTLKRRVLAFAREREWEQFHSPKNLSMALAAEAGELMENFLWMSPEDSRNAARDPRRREAIEQELADVVIYALQFANQTGIDIAAAIATKMEINARKYPVEKARGRSEKYTEL, via the coding sequence ATGGAGTCTCCTCGCGACGCCACGGTGCGTCTCTCGACTTTGAAGCGGCGCGTCCTCGCCTTCGCCCGCGAGCGCGAATGGGAACAGTTCCACAGCCCCAAAAATCTCTCCATGGCGCTTGCGGCCGAGGCGGGCGAACTGATGGAAAACTTCCTCTGGATGTCCCCCGAGGACTCGCGCAACGCCGCCCGCGATCCGCGCCGCCGCGAAGCCATCGAACAGGAACTCGCCGACGTCGTCATCTACGCCCTTCAATTCGCCAACCAGACCGGCATCGACATCGCCGCCGCGATCGCCACCAAAATGGAAATCAACGCCCGCAAATACCCCGTCGAAAAGGCGCGCGGACGTTCCGAAAAATACACCGAGCTGTGA
- a CDS encoding NUDIX domain-containing protein, which produces MSDVDRIRIYHHCPRCGSTSTEVRTSQLVVCHTCDLRLYYNPCAATAAILLDAHDRVLTVRRAKEPAKGMLAFPGGFVDDGESAEEGVRREVSEETGLKIGALEFLLSRPNTYPYRGIVYRTLDFFFVARVNDFGEARPLDGVAEIVTTPIDGLRLEDLAFVSMKAAWATFLERRRG; this is translated from the coding sequence ATGTCCGACGTCGATCGCATCCGCATTTACCATCATTGTCCGCGTTGCGGATCGACCTCGACGGAGGTGCGGACCTCGCAGCTCGTGGTCTGCCACACGTGCGATTTGCGGCTTTACTACAATCCGTGTGCGGCGACGGCGGCGATCTTGTTGGACGCGCACGATCGCGTGTTGACGGTGCGGCGCGCCAAGGAACCGGCGAAGGGCATGCTGGCGTTTCCGGGCGGCTTCGTGGACGACGGCGAGTCGGCCGAGGAGGGTGTGCGTCGCGAAGTGTCGGAGGAAACGGGTCTGAAGATCGGCGCGCTGGAGTTTCTTCTGAGTCGGCCGAACACGTATCCGTATCGGGGCATCGTGTATCGAACACTCGATTTCTTCTTCGTCGCGCGAGTGAACGATTTCGGCGAGGCGCGGCCGCTCGACGGTGTGGCGGAGATCGTGACGACGCCGATCGACGGGTTGCGGCTGGAGGATCTGGCGTTCGTCTCGATGAAGGCGGCCTGGGCGACGTTTCTGGAGCGGCGGCGAGGGTGA
- a CDS encoding A24 family peptidase: MLQAATEIHAAYPWFFSVLAFLFGAIVGSFLNVCIYRIPAGRSIVTPGSTCACGKPVAWYDNIPVVSWLLLRGRARCCGGRFSVRYPAIELLTGVIFLLCWERLPVEKALPGMLLASILICATFIDFDHMIIPDRFTIGAAVVGVVVSALVPGLHEQSSGFYFVDAVRSTIASMTGVLIGSGVVLWIALLAEAVLRKEAMGFGDVKFLGAIGAFLGWEGGVFAVFGGAILGTLGFAFVFLIQRMLAAGRKRPRTTPTPASVATAVGTSASEIEPEADVGVGFGKQTPFGPMLAAGALLYMLWLHPWVDGYFGAVRQMLYDYY, from the coding sequence ATGCTCCAAGCCGCCACCGAAATTCACGCCGCGTATCCGTGGTTCTTCAGCGTGCTCGCGTTTCTGTTCGGCGCGATTGTGGGAAGTTTTCTCAATGTCTGCATCTACCGGATCCCGGCCGGTCGTTCGATCGTGACTCCGGGCTCGACGTGTGCGTGCGGCAAACCGGTCGCGTGGTACGACAACATTCCCGTCGTGAGTTGGCTGCTCCTGCGCGGGCGGGCGCGGTGCTGCGGTGGGCGGTTCAGCGTGCGTTATCCGGCGATCGAGCTGCTGACGGGCGTGATCTTCCTGCTGTGTTGGGAGCGCCTGCCGGTGGAGAAGGCCCTGCCGGGCATGCTGCTGGCGTCGATCTTGATTTGCGCGACGTTCATCGACTTCGACCACATGATCATCCCCGACCGATTCACCATCGGCGCGGCGGTGGTGGGCGTAGTCGTGTCGGCGCTCGTGCCGGGGTTGCACGAGCAGTCGAGCGGGTTCTACTTCGTCGACGCGGTGCGCTCCACGATCGCGAGTATGACGGGCGTGTTGATCGGTTCGGGCGTGGTGCTGTGGATCGCGCTGCTGGCCGAAGCGGTCTTGCGCAAGGAGGCGATGGGTTTCGGCGACGTGAAGTTTTTGGGAGCGATCGGGGCGTTTCTGGGTTGGGAAGGCGGCGTGTTCGCAGTCTTCGGCGGTGCGATCCTCGGGACGCTCGGTTTCGCGTTCGTCTTCCTGATCCAGCGCATGCTCGCCGCCGGCCGGAAGCGACCGCGCACCACGCCGACCCCGGCTTCGGTCGCAACCGCGGTGGGTACGTCGGCATCGGAAATCGAGCCCGAAGCGGACGTCGGTGTGGGTTTCGGCAAACAGACTCCGTTCGGCCCGATGCTCGCGGCGGGTGCGCTGCTCTACATGCTCTGGTTGCACCCTTGGGTCGACGGGTATTTCGGTGCCGTCCGTCAGATGCTCTACGACTATTACTGA
- a CDS encoding LysR family transcriptional regulator, with product MLKAPHSRAMQIDNFKVFADLVETKSFSKAAKLNGITQSAVSQQARAMERHFKTLLIDRSQKQFQLTREGQRVYDSSKEILHDYEKLLSELQELKKVISGTIRISTIYSIGLHELPPYIKRFLQEYPAVNVRVEYRRSNLVYEDILHNAVDFGLVAFPVKTRQIEIVPFREDQMVLICNPQHALAQEKEVDVRSLSQHKFIGFDPDIPTRKAIDAIFRDFRFEVEPVMEFDNIETVKRAVEIDAGVAIVPSATVAQETKQGTLVAVKLRGRTFTRPLAVLHRKGRVLTPAMRKFIDTLTSQSDSADSSAPSIPPASAEEENTLSAD from the coding sequence ATGCTAAAAGCTCCGCACAGTCGGGCTATGCAAATCGATAATTTCAAAGTGTTCGCCGATCTTGTGGAGACGAAAAGCTTCTCCAAGGCGGCCAAGCTCAACGGAATCACGCAGTCGGCGGTCAGTCAGCAAGCACGTGCGATGGAGCGCCACTTCAAGACGCTCTTGATCGACCGCAGCCAAAAGCAGTTCCAACTCACCCGGGAGGGGCAACGCGTCTACGACTCCTCCAAGGAGATTCTGCACGACTACGAGAAGCTCCTCAGTGAACTGCAGGAGCTGAAGAAGGTCATCAGCGGCACGATCCGCATCTCGACGATCTACAGCATCGGGCTCCACGAGCTGCCGCCCTACATCAAGCGGTTCCTTCAAGAATACCCGGCCGTGAACGTCCGCGTGGAGTACCGGCGGTCCAACCTCGTCTACGAAGACATTCTGCACAACGCGGTCGACTTCGGACTCGTCGCCTTCCCCGTGAAGACACGCCAGATCGAGATCGTGCCCTTCCGAGAAGACCAGATGGTCCTCATCTGCAATCCGCAGCACGCCCTCGCGCAAGAGAAGGAAGTGGATGTCCGCTCGCTCTCGCAGCACAAGTTCATCGGATTCGACCCCGACATACCCACGCGCAAGGCGATCGATGCGATCTTCCGCGACTTCCGCTTCGAAGTGGAGCCCGTCATGGAGTTCGACAACATCGAGACGGTGAAACGCGCCGTGGAGATCGACGCCGGCGTCGCCATCGTCCCGAGCGCAACCGTCGCGCAAGAAACCAAGCAAGGCACCCTCGTGGCCGTGAAGCTGCGCGGCCGCACGTTCACCCGCCCTCTCGCCGTCCTGCACCGCAAGGGCCGCGTGCTCACCCCCGCGATGCGCAAGTTCATCGACACGCTCACGAGTCAATCCGACTCGGCCGACTCCTCCGCACCTTCCATACCGCCCGCATCCGCCGAAGAGGAAAACACCCTCTCCGCGGATTGA
- a CDS encoding deoxyguanosinetriphosphate triphosphohydrolase has product MNNAFYRDFDFELLPGSSKRPEDYRTPFQVDRDRIIYSSAFRKLQSKTQVFLSGEFDFYRTRLTHSIEVAQIGRSICHFLLRTPGGPLRDDFHVDPDLVEAVCLAHDLGHPPFGHAGERKLHELMHGNGGFEGNAQTLRLLTRILYVSEEKAAGTYGMTPTRAFMDGVMKYKTLLSETPDADNHYIYDEQLECRRFVLDAHDLPEGLVPGESLNAFKSIECQIMDWADDTAYSLNDIIDGVRAGFLTFEKMEKWASRAGVGPDGEDAIRELEDAIRKDRLEAVFSRKIGQFIRACRLEPWDNPLATRTQRYAWKLHIDATAEREVAFYKRMAYDIIFTSPQLYQMEHKGRAILEDLFEAFLDNYLPGKQHPIRVLPPVVAKLIEAEPSDSGKIRRVCDHVAGMTDGLARRTWKRLFDPDFASIVDLG; this is encoded by the coding sequence GTGAACAACGCCTTCTACCGCGACTTCGATTTCGAACTGCTCCCGGGCAGCTCGAAGCGGCCCGAAGACTACCGCACCCCGTTCCAAGTCGATCGCGACCGCATCATCTACTCGTCCGCCTTCCGCAAGCTCCAGTCGAAGACCCAAGTCTTCCTATCCGGCGAGTTCGACTTCTACCGCACACGCCTCACCCACTCCATCGAGGTCGCGCAGATCGGTCGCTCCATCTGTCACTTCCTCCTGCGCACTCCCGGAGGACCGCTGCGCGACGACTTCCACGTGGATCCCGATCTGGTCGAAGCCGTGTGCCTCGCACACGATCTCGGCCACCCGCCCTTCGGCCATGCCGGCGAGCGCAAGCTCCACGAACTGATGCACGGCAACGGCGGCTTCGAAGGCAACGCGCAGACGCTCCGCCTGCTCACGCGCATCCTCTACGTCTCCGAGGAAAAAGCCGCCGGCACGTACGGCATGACCCCCACTCGCGCCTTCATGGACGGCGTGATGAAATACAAGACGCTGCTCTCCGAAACGCCCGACGCCGACAACCACTACATCTACGACGAACAGCTCGAGTGCCGCCGCTTCGTCCTCGATGCCCACGACCTCCCCGAAGGCCTCGTCCCCGGCGAATCGCTCAACGCCTTCAAGAGCATCGAGTGCCAGATCATGGATTGGGCGGACGACACCGCCTACTCGCTCAACGACATCATCGACGGCGTCCGCGCCGGCTTTCTCACCTTCGAGAAAATGGAGAAATGGGCCTCCCGCGCCGGCGTCGGCCCAGACGGCGAAGACGCCATTCGCGAACTCGAAGACGCCATCCGCAAAGACCGGCTCGAAGCCGTCTTCAGCCGCAAGATCGGGCAGTTCATCCGCGCCTGTCGGCTCGAGCCGTGGGACAACCCACTCGCCACGCGCACCCAACGCTACGCTTGGAAACTGCACATCGACGCAACCGCCGAGCGCGAGGTCGCGTTCTACAAACGCATGGCCTACGACATCATCTTCACCTCGCCGCAGCTGTATCAAATGGAGCACAAAGGTCGTGCCATCCTCGAAGATCTCTTCGAAGCGTTTCTCGACAACTATCTGCCGGGTAAACAACACCCCATCCGCGTGCTCCCGCCGGTCGTCGCCAAGCTGATCGAGGCCGAACCGAGCGACTCCGGCAAAATCCGCCGCGTGTGCGACCACGTTGCCGGCATGACCGACGGCCTCGCCCGCCGCACCTGGAAACGCCTCTTCGACCCCGACTTCGCCTCGATCGTAGATCTAGGCTGA
- a CDS encoding YggS family pyridoxal phosphate-dependent enzyme translates to MFLTFEEFQTNLVHVQKRIWEACRVAGRDPDSVGLLPVTKTHPPEAAEYVARAGLPAVGENRVQEARDKQAAAGCTGLRWELIGHLQSNKAKLAAAVFQRVQSVDGAKLLGVLARAAEERGAVLPILVQVNAGADPAKFGCELQEASGLIESALRAPSLRLDGLMTIAPLSDDPAVAERTFANLRELRDRMATQFGVPLTELSMGMSGDLDAAIRAGSTQVRVGTALFGRR, encoded by the coding sequence ATGTTTCTCACTTTCGAGGAGTTTCAAACGAATCTGGTCCACGTGCAGAAACGCATCTGGGAGGCCTGTCGAGTGGCCGGGCGTGATCCCGACTCGGTCGGGTTGCTGCCGGTGACGAAGACGCATCCTCCGGAGGCGGCGGAATACGTCGCACGTGCAGGCCTGCCTGCGGTCGGCGAAAACCGCGTGCAGGAGGCTCGCGACAAGCAGGCGGCGGCGGGGTGTACGGGTCTGCGTTGGGAGTTGATCGGGCATTTGCAGTCGAACAAAGCGAAGCTCGCGGCGGCAGTGTTTCAGCGCGTGCAAAGCGTGGACGGTGCGAAACTGCTCGGCGTGCTCGCGCGAGCGGCAGAGGAGCGTGGGGCGGTGTTGCCGATCCTCGTGCAGGTGAATGCGGGGGCCGATCCGGCGAAGTTCGGTTGCGAGCTCCAAGAGGCGTCGGGGTTGATCGAGTCGGCGTTGCGCGCGCCGTCGTTGCGTCTCGACGGTTTGATGACGATCGCGCCGCTGAGCGACGACCCTGCAGTGGCGGAGAGGACCTTCGCCAATTTGCGCGAGCTGCGCGATCGGATGGCGACGCAGTTCGGGGTGCCGTTGACGGAGCTTTCGATGGGGATGAGTGGCGATCTCGATGCCGCGATCCGAGCTGGAAGCACGCAGGTGCGGGTGGGCACGGCGCTGTTCGGCCGACGCTGA
- a CDS encoding shikimate dehydrogenase, whose translation MTVCASGVLTLANLERWEAPGPSLAVLGHPIGHSLSPAMHHAALARLAEHEPEYRSWRYHKFDVPPEELGRALPMLHEKGFVGLNLTIPHKVLAVGLVERIEPFAAEAGAVNTLRRTATGYEGFNTDGYGIVQAVEAAFAQPVRGRPVVLLGAGGAARAAAAAFLRAGCGGLHIGNRSAGSLEELLARMRPVAAETGTDLRGFLFAQPPDDLPADALVVNATSAGLRPDDPAPLDLVRLAGRPDVYDMIYNPALPPVLREARALGLRAAGGLSMLAHQGARALERWTGRPVDAAVMLRACEEALASR comes from the coding sequence ATGACCGTTTGCGCGAGCGGGGTCCTCACGCTGGCGAATCTCGAGCGCTGGGAGGCTCCCGGGCCGTCGTTGGCGGTGTTGGGGCACCCGATCGGGCACTCGCTCAGTCCGGCGATGCACCACGCGGCGTTGGCGAGGCTAGCGGAGCACGAGCCGGAGTACCGGAGCTGGCGTTACCACAAGTTCGACGTGCCGCCGGAGGAGTTGGGTCGGGCCCTGCCGATGTTGCACGAGAAAGGGTTCGTGGGGCTCAACCTCACGATCCCACACAAGGTGTTGGCGGTGGGTTTGGTGGAGCGGATCGAGCCGTTCGCGGCGGAGGCGGGTGCGGTGAACACGTTGCGACGGACCGCGACGGGTTACGAGGGGTTCAACACCGACGGCTACGGCATCGTGCAGGCGGTCGAAGCGGCGTTCGCGCAACCGGTGCGCGGAAGGCCGGTCGTGCTCCTCGGCGCAGGTGGCGCGGCACGGGCAGCGGCAGCGGCGTTCTTGCGGGCCGGCTGCGGTGGGCTGCACATCGGCAACCGCAGCGCCGGCTCGCTGGAGGAACTGCTGGCCCGCATGCGGCCGGTGGCCGCGGAGACGGGAACCGATTTGCGAGGATTTCTCTTCGCCCAACCGCCCGACGATCTCCCGGCGGACGCTCTGGTGGTGAACGCCACGTCGGCCGGGTTGCGACCGGACGATCCCGCGCCGCTCGATCTCGTGCGGCTGGCGGGTCGACCGGACGTCTACGACATGATCTACAACCCGGCCTTGCCGCCTGTGTTGCGCGAAGCGCGTGCGCTCGGACTGCGGGCCGCGGGAGGGCTTTCCATGCTGGCGCATCAAGGTGCGCGCGCTTTGGAGCGGTGGACTGGGCGGCCGGTCGACGCGGCGGTGATGCTACGCGCCTGCGAGGAAGCGCTCGCGTCGCGCTGA
- a CDS encoding GH3 auxin-responsive promoter family protein, with protein sequence MSTLVYGALRVGARAFGSSTRRRMKAKSAPRGRGEKTLRRLLRAFARTRFGRDHGLEPQMPIHAWKDEVPLCSYEDLVTYIDRMKHGEPDQLWPGLCRFFAVSSGTTAGPSKYLPVTDALLAHFRKAGLASLLFYTARTGRNGIFGGRHLFLGGATRLQRVTVDAGEPIFAGDLSGITATHLPWWVDSWLYEPGQEIAQMEDWPRKIEAIVARTRSRDIRMAAGIPSWLLVLFERLRADHRASGRSWCDIRSVWPAFECLVHGGVPVEPYVEQLRSFVGDAEFHEVFPASEGFLAAQDGASGEGLRLLDDAGIYFEFLPVEALDAEGRALPGAVTIPADACEVGRVYALVLTTPGGLCRYVIGDLVRIVSADPPRLLYAGRTRLQASAFGEHVIEHELTCAVSAACRAQRVDLAHFHVAPLFADPAAGRLRGRHEWWIELVPGREIDRCAFADVLEAELQRLNDDYAAKRRGMGMDSPVVRLVPAGTFRAWLEARGKWGGQNKVPRCRSDRAVADELAELFACTVRRTGVYDRARAHENES encoded by the coding sequence ATGAGCACGCTGGTGTACGGTGCCTTGCGGGTCGGCGCTCGGGCGTTCGGCTCGAGCACGCGTCGACGGATGAAGGCGAAGTCCGCGCCGCGGGGCAGGGGGGAGAAGACGCTGCGACGATTGTTGCGTGCGTTCGCGCGGACACGTTTCGGTCGCGATCACGGCCTCGAGCCCCAGATGCCGATCCATGCATGGAAAGACGAGGTGCCACTGTGCTCCTACGAAGACCTCGTGACCTACATCGATCGGATGAAGCACGGGGAGCCCGATCAACTCTGGCCGGGTTTGTGTCGCTTTTTCGCGGTGTCGTCGGGCACGACCGCGGGGCCGAGCAAGTATCTGCCGGTGACGGACGCTCTCCTCGCCCACTTCCGCAAGGCCGGGCTCGCCTCGCTGCTGTTCTACACGGCGCGGACGGGCCGGAACGGGATCTTCGGGGGAAGGCATTTGTTTCTCGGCGGGGCGACGCGGTTGCAGCGAGTGACGGTGGATGCGGGGGAGCCGATCTTCGCAGGAGATCTCAGCGGCATCACGGCGACGCATCTGCCGTGGTGGGTCGACTCGTGGTTGTACGAGCCGGGGCAGGAGATCGCGCAGATGGAGGATTGGCCGCGCAAGATCGAGGCGATCGTCGCACGCACGCGTTCGCGCGATATCCGGATGGCGGCGGGGATTCCGAGTTGGCTGCTCGTGCTCTTCGAGCGACTTCGCGCGGATCACCGGGCGAGCGGTCGGTCGTGGTGCGACATCCGGTCGGTGTGGCCTGCGTTCGAGTGTCTCGTGCACGGGGGTGTGCCGGTAGAGCCTTACGTCGAGCAGCTGCGCTCGTTCGTGGGCGACGCGGAGTTTCACGAAGTCTTCCCGGCTTCGGAAGGGTTTCTCGCGGCTCAAGACGGGGCCTCGGGGGAGGGGCTGCGGTTGTTGGACGATGCGGGCATCTATTTCGAATTCCTTCCGGTGGAGGCACTGGACGCGGAGGGGCGGGCACTGCCGGGGGCGGTGACGATTCCCGCGGATGCGTGCGAGGTAGGGAGAGTCTACGCGCTCGTCCTGACGACTCCCGGAGGTTTGTGCCGCTACGTCATCGGTGATCTCGTGCGAATCGTCTCCGCGGATCCGCCCCGGCTCCTCTACGCGGGGCGCACCCGGTTGCAGGCAAGCGCGTTCGGCGAGCACGTGATCGAACACGAACTCACGTGCGCGGTATCGGCTGCGTGCCGTGCGCAGCGGGTCGATCTCGCGCACTTTCACGTGGCTCCGCTCTTTGCGGACCCTGCGGCGGGCCGGCTTCGTGGGCGGCACGAGTGGTGGATCGAGCTGGTGCCCGGGCGTGAGATCGATCGATGTGCTTTCGCGGATGTGCTCGAGGCCGAGTTGCAGCGGCTCAACGACGATTACGCGGCGAAGCGCCGAGGGATGGGAATGGACTCGCCCGTCGTGCGTCTAGTCCCGGCGGGCACGTTTCGGGCATGGTTGGAGGCGCGGGGCAAGTGGGGTGGGCAGAACAAGGTCCCGCGTTGCCGATCCGATCGGGCGGTGGCCGACGAGCTGGCCGAACTCTTCGCGTGCACCGTCCGGCGAACCGGGGTTTACGATCGCGCTCGGGCGCATGAAAACGAGTCATGA